The sequence below is a genomic window from Synechococcus sp. PCC 7335.
TACCACCATTGATTAACGGGGATATGAGCGCAAGATCAGTTAGGTAGAGCCAAATCGACGCGCCTAGTATGCGAGGATGGCGATCGGCCATCAGCAGTAGCTCCGCGTGTGAATGCGACTGAAATATCTTATACACTTTGCTACGTGAAAGAGCAGATCCGTGGACCTGTGCTTTCAACTGCGATTTCAACTGTGTCTCGCAGGCGTGAATATTGCGCAGGCGATACTGGCTTTGAGCACTAAGATTAAGTGAGTTAGCCACGCGATTACACCGCTCTGGGCCAAGCTGGGCAAGCATTAATTCTAGCAGCAGTATCCACCTAGGCTGGCTTACCTCAAACTTGTGTACCCACCGATCCATTCGTCGTAGCTGCTGCAACAGTCCAGGCGAGAGGGCTAAGTTCTCATCCAAACAAGCTAGCGCACCCAGTTCATCTAGCCAAACTAAAGACTGTTCCCATCCTGATTCCTCTAATAAGTACTTCAACTCTGCTTGTAGCCGGGACTGCAAAGCAGGAACCTTTTTGTATTTGGAGCGGGATTTTTCGTATATTCCACTTTTTACAGCGCTTCGTGCAAGCTGCTGCGTTTGAGCCTCAAGATCGAAGCCTAGTCGCACCGCGAACCTTACCGCGCGGAAGATACGAGTGGGATCTTCGATAAAGCTATCTGTATGTAGCACGCGTACTAAGCGCTGCTGTAGATCTGCTTGGCCATTAAAGATATCGAGCAGCTGCCCTGGCTGAGAACCAGTTAGCTTTAGCGCGATCGCATTGATCGTAAAATCACGTCGATAGAGGTCTCGATAAATATCACTAGGTTCTACTGCAGGATTCGCCGCTGGGTAAGCATAGAATTCTGTTCTGGCCGTAGCAATATCAATCTGCCAAGACTGCCACGTCAGCGTTGCTGTTTGAAACTGGCCATGAACCTGCGCTTCTATCTCTGGGTATTCAGCTTGGATAGCCTCTGCTAAAATCACACCCGCCCCTACGGCGGTCTCATCAGCCGTATTGACTTGGTTTTCCACTACCAAATCAATATCTGTCAGAGGCAAAGAATTTTCTACTTTAGATCCTGCTCTGTCATTTCCTACTCTATTCAACAGCAAATCTCGAACGGCACCGCCTACGATATAGAGAGACCAACCTCTTCGCGCAGAGGCCTCTGCTATCATCATTAGCACCGGCCAGATTTCTGCCATACGCTCTTTAAGCTGCTGATACAGCTTCTCTGAGTAGTCCCTCTTCTCGCCATCTCGATCACCTCCACCTTTATTACCTAAGTGCTTTCGAGGCACATCTAAAGCCATAGCCACGTCCTGAGTTGTCCGCTTCGACAAGTAGATCTAGCAGTTCTTTTCATTTTTCCTAATAGGAACTTTTGCAAGGGTCCTGATTTTTGATAGCTTAGCTATATAGGATCATCAGTGATAGCTTCTGTTGAGCCTGCTTAAATAATGTTTTGAGAGTACAAAGATCATGTCTGTTATCTTCCAGCTAGCTCTGTTTGTTTTGGTGCTTTGGTCTTTCGTCATGATTGTTGGCGTACCGGTCGCGTATGCTTCACCGAGTAACTGGGACCAGTCCAAGCGTCTAATCTTCTTGGGCTCTATCGTCTGGGGTGTGCTAGTTGTCCTAGTTGGCGGGCTGAACTACCTTGTTGTTTGATCGCCCCATTGTTTGATTGATCGTAACCTCAACGCTAAATCGGCTTCGCTTTTCTTAATTTTCACCCTAAGCTCCTAAGACCCTTATGGCAGTTTTCGAAGGCAATTTTACTCAGTCGAGCCATATGAAGTATGCCTTCGTGATTGGCAGATTTAATGATTTAGTCACCACAAAGCTGCTAGCAGGTGCTCAAGACTGCTTGAAACGTCACGGTGTGAGCATCGATCCACAAGGCACTCAAGTAGATTACATTTGGGCACCTGGATGCTTCGAGATCCCGCCGCTAGCCAGACAGCTAGCACTAAGTGGAAACTACGATGCCATCATCTGTTTAGGAGCTGTAATTCGTGGTAGTACCCCACATTTTGACTACGTTGCCGCTGAGGTTGCTAAAGGTATTGCAGCTACTAGCTTTCAGACAGGGGTACCAGTTGTTTTTGGCGTGCTCACAACAGACACCATGCAACAGGCATTGGAAAGAGCCGGGATTAAAAGTAATTTAGGCTGGAGCTACGCTATGAGTGCATTAGAAATGGCTAGCTTGATGACACAAGTAAAGAATGGACGCCCCGCTATGAACGGGATGCTTACAGATAGGCAATCAGCTGCGCTACCGACTGCGGCAGAATCGAGCTAACTTTAAGCATAGTAAGTCAAGCGTTAGACAAATTGATTTCAGCAGTCTAGGAGATATTTGCAGGGTTGACAAATGCGTCCTAATTTGCGAGATTGGTAAAAGTCTAAAAAGGCAAGTGCGGGTGTAGCTCAGTGGTAGAGCGCAACCTTGCCAAGGTTGATGTCGAGAGTTCGAATCTCTTCACCCGCTTATCAGCTATTGAATCTTTAAACCTAGTTAATTGAAGCTTGGTTTCTAAAGCTTGGTCCCTTGAGCTTAGCAGCTTAATTTTAGTAGTTATCTGGGCTATTAATTAGTAGTCAAGCTAGAATTAACTGCCCAGATATGACTGTTGCATTGACTGGCGCTCAAAGTAGCTGCGCCCCACCGTAGTTGACCGTAGTTGCCCTTAGAGCCTATATGTGCTTCGTCGCTAGTAGACCATATCTGCTGTTCGCTTTGATATCTACAGTCTTAGCGATCATAGGTACACTTTATTTAACTCTACCTATTCCTATCTGGTACGACTGCTAGTGCATTCCAAAGAAACACAGCTACTAGATCCCAATCAAGTTTATCCATGTCCGTCCTGTAGGCAAGGGGCACTGGTGCCCATCACGCTGACTGAAGCTTGGGGATGCGATCGCTGCAAGCAAATATTCGAGCTTCGCCCTGAGCCTAATACAATCGAGAAACTAACTACGCCCTATCCTCGTCAGCAGATCTGGCTGTGGACCGGTAAGCATTGGGTTCTAAAGAGCAGCCCGCTGAAGGACATAGTGACGGCGTTGATGGTTTGGGCTCGGCTGTTATTGTTGCCCACGCTATTTTGGGCATGTTGGACGCTACTGTCGTGGGCAGGTCTCCCCTTTCTGATCAAAGGTGCTTTAATCTTGCTGACTTTGGTAGTAATGTTTTGGTTGGTGTTGCGACGCTAGCTTAATGACCCAATCTCCTTTTGATCTAAGCACTGCTCTAATAGATGTTCGGCACTCTACAGAGCAGCTAGGTGCCGATGAGCAGTGCTCTAAGGCACTCGTTGGTATGGGCAAAGCCATAGATGAAGGGTTAGATGACATTCTAGAGGCAAACACGCTAGATCTAGAGATTAGCAGAGATATGGCTGTGCCAGAGCTGGTGGCTGACTGGCTCAAGCTTACGCCGGAAAGAGTAAAGACCGCGGCGAATGTCTGTCATCGCTTAGCAGCAATGGGTGCTCCACTAGCTATTGCTACGGACGTCGGCAGCACTCACTATAGCCAGAGTCGACCATTAGGCATTATTGGCTATATCTACGAAGCGCTGCCAGACTTAGCAGTGATTGCAGCGGGTTTATGTATTCGCACTGGTAATGCTTTGGTCTTACGAGGAGGAAGTGAGGCTAGTCGCACCAATCAAATCATTGCCGATATCTTGCAGAGTAGCTTAGCGAAGGCGGGGCTTGCCGAGACACTCATTCTCTCAGTCGAACACACGGACGTTTCTCGCCTAGAGATGGCTCAGTGCCCAGATATTGATCTGATAATTCCACATGGTCGACCCAGTTTGGTTGAACAAGTCATCGAAACAGCGACCATTCCAGTGATGCCCTCTAGAATGGGTAACTGCTATCTGTACTGGTCAGCAAGTGGAGAAGTAGACCAGGTCTATCATATGATTGTAAGTAGCTATAAGGGCACACCGGACGCAGTTAATCGAGTCGAAAAGGTTGTGTTTCACGAATCACATAGCGCTACAACGCTGACTCGCTTGTGGACGCGACTTCGAGAAGAAGGATTTGAACTCAAAGCAGACGCTGCGATCGCGCAGGCTCATAGCCTATCTGCGGCTGGGCCGCTGGACTGGGGCTCTGCCTACCTCAAACGAACCATTGCTTTTCACCAGGTTAAAGATACCGGCGAAGCGCTGCGTTGGATCAACCTCTATAGCAGTGGCCACGCCGATAGTATTGCTACTACAGACTATACCGATAGCCGTCTGTTTAGTACCCAGTGCCGTAGTACAGCGCTGTATATCAACACCTCACCCCAGTTCATTCGCAATGCAGAGCACCCGGGCGAGATAGCACTTGGTCTCTCCAATAGAAAAGGCATAGCGGGTGGACTGATTGGGATGACTTTGATGAGAGAGCGGCAGCGAATTTTTCCCGGCAATTTCAGATAGCGATTTTTGAGTGGCAACAACTAGCCCGGCCAACCAAGTAAGGATGTATGCTTACTTGGTTGGCCGGGCTAAGAATACAACGCTAGGTACTTTTGACGATTACGGCTTAGCCAGCTTGACTTTATCAGCTAGTCCAACCGCTTGAAGACTACGAATGATCATCCAGGTGACATCGATTTCCCACCACCGCAGACCGTGTCGTGCTGAGTATTGGTAGGCGTGATGATTGTTGTGCCAACCTTCACCAAATGTACAAAGCGCCACCCACCAGCAATTAGTTGAGCGATCGCCAGATTCATAAGTACGATAGCCAAACTTGTGAGTGGCGCTATTGACGAACCAAGTGAAGTGATAGACCACAACTAACCGAACAAAGATACCCCAAACGACAAAAGACCACCCCCCCAAAGCGTAGAGCAGTGCACCGAGGGCAATCTGTAGAACTAAGAAATACTTGTCAACCAGAATATAGACCGGGTCTGTATTGATATCCTTGGTGAACTTACGAATCTCGGATTTAGCAGGCACATCATGTAGTAGCCAGCCCATATGACTCCACCAAAATCCGCGACCAGAATTGTGATGGTCAGCTTCTTGGTCAGAAAAAGCATGATGGTGACGATGCAAACCAATCCACTCAATCGCACCGCTTTGGCAAGATAGCGAGCCACAAAAGAGAAAGAAATACTCTAACCACTGGGGAACTCGAAAGCTACGGTGGGAAATCAGTCGATGCCATCCCAAAGTAATTCCAAGGCATCCAGTGATGAAGTAGAGTATGAAAGCTACGCCAATAGCACTCCAGCTGAAGTTAGACGGCAGCAGTGCAAACAGAGCACCAAAGTGTACGGCCACCATGAATAGGATGATAGGCCAGTTGAGAGGACGATCAGACGAGCGTGCAATAGTCATTTAGAATCTCAATGCAAAAAGTTAGGGCTCAAACACTATTCAGACGATCTAGATTGCGGATCTAGCGTACTAGAGAGCAACTACAAAGAAAACAGAAATTGGGTTTGTCTAAGGGCTACTTGGAACAACACAGATGAATCACTTGGACAACTCACAATCAATTTCCTCAAAGTTACTAACACTGCAATCAGAGCCTGCCTTGCTGCAAGCATTCTACAAAATTGACACTCAGGTCAAGCAGAATCTGGCGAAGGTGCTAGCCGCTTTTAGAGCCCACCGAGTAGGGACTCATCACTTTGCTAGCGTGTCAGGCTACGGTCACGATGATTTGGGTAGACAGACACTTGATCGGGTGTTTGCGCAGATAGTAGGTGCTGAAGCAGCGGCAGTTAGGATACAGTTTGTCTCCGGCACTCACGCCATTGCTTGTGCTTTGTTCGGCGTCCTTAGGCCAGGGGATGAGATGCTTGCGATCGCAGGAGCACCATATGACACTTTAGAAGAAGTGATTGGCACTAGGGGAAGCGGTCAAGGATCTCTTAAGGAATTTGGTGTCTGCTATCAGGAACTGTCGCTAACGCAAGCGGGTGAAGTAGATTTTGACAAGATTGCTTCCTCGATCAACGAAAAAACTAAGCTTGTCTTAATTCAGCGCTCTTGCGGCTACAGCTGGCGGCCTAGCCTTAGCATCCCCGATATTAATAAAATTATACATTTAGTTAAGCAACAAAACATTAATACAGTTTGTTTTGTAGATAACTGCTACGGAGAATTCACTGACTCTCGAGAGCCTACGGAGGTCGGAG
It includes:
- a CDS encoding fatty acid desaturase, with amino-acid sequence MTIARSSDRPLNWPIILFMVAVHFGALFALLPSNFSWSAIGVAFILYFITGCLGITLGWHRLISHRSFRVPQWLEYFFLFCGSLSCQSGAIEWIGLHRHHHAFSDQEADHHNSGRGFWWSHMGWLLHDVPAKSEIRKFTKDINTDPVYILVDKYFLVLQIALGALLYALGGWSFVVWGIFVRLVVVYHFTWFVNSATHKFGYRTYESGDRSTNCWWVALCTFGEGWHNNHHAYQYSARHGLRWWEIDVTWMIIRSLQAVGLADKVKLAKP
- the psbZ gene encoding photosystem II reaction center protein PsbZ, translated to MSVIFQLALFVLVLWSFVMIVGVPVAYASPSNWDQSKRLIFLGSIVWGVLVVLVGGLNYLVV
- the ribH gene encoding 6,7-dimethyl-8-ribityllumazine synthase, which gives rise to MAVFEGNFTQSSHMKYAFVIGRFNDLVTTKLLAGAQDCLKRHGVSIDPQGTQVDYIWAPGCFEIPPLARQLALSGNYDAIICLGAVIRGSTPHFDYVAAEVAKGIAATSFQTGVPVVFGVLTTDTMQQALERAGIKSNLGWSYAMSALEMASLMTQVKNGRPAMNGMLTDRQSAALPTAAESS
- a CDS encoding CCA tRNA nucleotidyltransferase → MALDVPRKHLGNKGGGDRDGEKRDYSEKLYQQLKERMAEIWPVLMMIAEASARRGWSLYIVGGAVRDLLLNRVGNDRAGSKVENSLPLTDIDLVVENQVNTADETAVGAGVILAEAIQAEYPEIEAQVHGQFQTATLTWQSWQIDIATARTEFYAYPAANPAVEPSDIYRDLYRRDFTINAIALKLTGSQPGQLLDIFNGQADLQQRLVRVLHTDSFIEDPTRIFRAVRFAVRLGFDLEAQTQQLARSAVKSGIYEKSRSKYKKVPALQSRLQAELKYLLEESGWEQSLVWLDELGALACLDENLALSPGLLQQLRRMDRWVHKFEVSQPRWILLLELMLAQLGPERCNRVANSLNLSAQSQYRLRNIHACETQLKSQLKAQVHGSALSRSKVYKIFQSHSHAELLLMADRHPRILGASIWLYLTDLALISPLINGGTLKRLGYSPGPQFKKILADVHQQQLDGTLTTEESAEQYVLSQYSL
- a CDS encoding aminotransferase class I/II-fold pyridoxal phosphate-dependent enzyme, translating into MNHLDNSQSISSKLLTLQSEPALLQAFYKIDTQVKQNLAKVLAAFRAHRVGTHHFASVSGYGHDDLGRQTLDRVFAQIVGAEAAAVRIQFVSGTHAIACALFGVLRPGDEMLAIAGAPYDTLEEVIGTRGSGQGSLKEFGVCYQELSLTQAGEVDFDKIASSINEKTKLVLIQRSCGYSWRPSLSIPDINKIIHLVKQQNINTVCFVDNCYGEFTDSREPTEVGADLIAGSLIKNPGGTIATTGGYVAGRTDLVEAAVCRLTAPGIGTSSGATLGEARLMYQGLFLAPQMVGEAMKGNYLIAKTFAALGYEVSPPVSAPQREVIQAIKLGTEQKLVSFCRAIQKHSPIESYVSPVPSDMPGYGDRLVMAGGSFIDGSTSELSADGPLREPYVVYCQGGTHWTHVAIAIEAAAAAVGPASNEPASD